Proteins encoded in a region of the Solanum dulcamara chromosome 9, daSolDulc1.2, whole genome shotgun sequence genome:
- the LOC129902788 gene encoding protein JINGUBANG-like: protein MVHSVPNMSSTAVTDDDFDVRHSNFSAYDPNRLSGDGSPTMLSPWNQSCSPCTKSPWHKFDDDVPMNFPQNGLIGSLVREEGHIYSLAAKNDILYTGSDSKNIRVWKDMKEFSAFKSNSGLVKAIIIAGEKIFTGHQDGKVRVWKVQSKNPNNHKRAGSLPKLIDIFKASIKPSNYVEVKRNRTALWIKHCDAISCLSMDHSHGLLYSASWDRTFKVWKVDSSKCLESVKAHDDAVNSVVASVDGIVYTGSADGTVKVWQRESNGKTVNHVFVQTLLNQECAVTALAVNKSGSVVYCGSSDGVLNFWEREKKNLTHGGVLKGHKLAVLCLAAAGNLVFSGSADKNIIVWKRDGPVHMCLSILTGHNGPVKCLAVEEDKESTGREKKCVVYSGSLDKSVKVWSVSEMAPNLHQMAGMQQNGQEDNSWDSIPSVKYSSDGPSV from the exons ATGGTTCACTCCGTGCCCAACATGTCGTCAACTGCTGTGACGGACGATGATTTTGATGTCCGTCACAGTAATTTCTCGGCTTATGACCCGAATCGCCTTAGTGGTGACGGGTCCCCTACGATGTTGTCTCCGTGGAACCAAAGTTGTTCCCCTTGTACTAAATCCCCTTGGCATAAATTCGATGATGATGTTCCGATGAATTTCCCCCAAAATGGGCTCATTGGGTCTCTCGTTCGCGAAGAAGGGCATATTTATTCTTTAGCTGCTAAGAATGATATTCTTTATACTGGTTCGGATAGCAAGAACATACGTGTTTGGAAGGATATGAAGGAATTTTCGGCTTTTAAATCAAATAGCGGTCTTGTTAAAGCCATTATCATCGCCGGAGAGAAGATTTTCACGGGTCATCAAGATGGAAAAGTGCGAGTTTGGAAGGTGCAATCGAAGAATCCTAACAACCATAAACGTGCTGGGAGTTTGCCAAAACTTATTGACATTTTCAAGGCTTCCATTAAGCCTAGCAACTATGTGGAG GTAAAACGCAACCGGACAGCTCTTTGGATCAAGCATTGCGATGCAATTTCATGTTTAAGCATGGACCATAGCCACGGCCTTCTTTACTCAGCTTCATGGGATAGAACTTTTAAAGTATGGAAAGTTGATAGTTCCAAATGTTTAGAGTCCGTTAAAGCCCATGACGACGCCGTTAATTCAGTAGTCGCCAGTGTAGACGGAATCGTCTACACCGGTTCAGCTGACGGAACCGTCAAAGTTTGGCAAAGAGAATCTAACGGAAAAACCGTAAATCATGTTTTTGTTCAGACGCTACTTAACCAGGAATGCGCCGTTACGGCTCTAGCGGTTAATAAATCCGGTTCAGTGGTTTATTGCGGTTCATCAGATGGCGTTTTAAATTTTTGGGAACGTGAGAAGAAAAATTTAACACATGGTGGGGTCCTTAAAGGGCATAAATTGGCGGTTCTTTGTTTAGCCGCTGCTGGAAATTTGGTTTTTAGCGGTTCAGCggacaaaaatattattgtttggAAAAGGGACGGTCCGGTTCATATGTGTTTGTCTATATTAACCGGTCATAATGGACCGGTGAAATGTTTAGCGGTCGAGGAAGATAAAGAGTCGACCGGAAGAGAGAAAAAATGCGTGGTTTATAGTGGGAGTCTTGATAAATCGGTTAAAGTTTGGAGTGTTTCAGAAATGGCACCTAATTTGCATCAAATGGCCGGTATGCAACAAAATGGCCAAGAAGATAATAGTTGGGATTCAATCCCATCTGTTAAATACTCATCGGACGGTCCAAGTGTATGA